Proteins co-encoded in one Klebsiella michiganensis genomic window:
- a CDS encoding tol-pal system protein (periplasmic protein that interacts with TolA; the tol-pal system is probably involved in maintaining cell envelope integrity) — MSSNFRHHLLSLSLLVGIAAPWAANAQAPISSVGSGSVEDRVTQLERISNAHSQLLTQLQQQLSDNQNDIDSLRGQIQESQYQLNQVVERQKQILLQMDSLGGAAAGAGQQPAAGASQTATPDAGASNAAPAAPVQGGDANSDYNAAIALVQDKSRQDDAINAFQSFVKKYPDSTYLPNANYWLGQLNYNKGKKDDAAFYFASVVKNYPKSPKAPDAMFKVGVIMQDKGDAAKAKAVYQQVVKQYPNTDGAKQAQKRLNAQ; from the coding sequence ATGAGCAGTAACTTCAGACATCACTTGTTGAGTCTGTCGTTACTGGTTGGCATAGCGGCCCCCTGGGCCGCTAATGCTCAGGCGCCAATCAGTAGTGTCGGCTCAGGCTCGGTCGAAGACCGTGTCACCCAACTCGAGCGTATTTCTAACGCTCACAGTCAGCTTTTGACCCAACTCCAGCAGCAACTCTCCGATAACCAGAATGACATTGATTCCCTGCGCGGTCAGATCCAGGAAAGTCAGTATCAGCTGAATCAGGTTGTGGAACGTCAAAAGCAAATTTTGCTGCAGATGGATAGCCTTGGCGGCGCTGCCGCGGGAGCAGGGCAACAGCCTGCTGCCGGTGCCTCCCAGACTGCCACGCCGGACGCTGGGGCCTCTAACGCGGCTCCTGCTGCCCCGGTGCAAGGCGGTGACGCTAATAGCGACTACAACGCTGCTATCGCGCTGGTGCAGGATAAATCGCGTCAGGACGATGCTATCAACGCGTTTCAGTCCTTTGTGAAGAAGTATCCGGATTCAACTTATCTACCTAACGCCAATTACTGGCTTGGTCAGTTGAATTACAACAAAGGCAAAAAGGATGATGCGGCGTTTTATTTTGCCTCAGTGGTGAAAAACTACCCGAAATCCCCTAAAGCACCGGATGCCATGTTTAAGGTTGGCGTGATCATGCAGGACAAAGGCGACGCCGCAAAAGCGAAAGCCGTATACCAGCAGGTCGTTAAACAGTATCCCAATACTGACGGTGCAAAGCAGGCTCAAAAACGTCTGAATGCGCAATAA